In one Bartonella grahamii subsp. shimonis genomic region, the following are encoded:
- the pssA gene encoding CDP-diacylglycerol--serine O-phosphatidyltransferase produces the protein MKNFSPFSSFNPEGQHDDVANRRRSPTSMRYVIPNIITILAICAGMSSIRLAFEHRYEAAILMVLLAAVLDGADGRIARLIDGSSSFGAQMDSLADVINFGVTPALIVYSFILNQANHIGWVAALVYCVACCLRLARFNVMLDNTNIPKWQKSYFVGVPAPAGALLLLLPTYLGALGLVPNWGWALFFSLYTVIIAFLLISRLPVWNAKTIDQNLRRDIVIPCMLVIVIYVGFLAAYTWKTLLITAVSYMIFLPCSFIAYNKRAALEEKKADAKKAIQES, from the coding sequence ATGAAAAATTTTTCGCCATTTTCTTCATTCAATCCTGAGGGGCAGCATGATGATGTTGCAAATCGGCGGCGTTCACCTACATCAATGCGGTATGTCATTCCCAATATTATTACTATTTTAGCAATTTGTGCAGGGATGAGCAGCATTCGTTTGGCTTTTGAACATCGTTATGAAGCTGCTATTTTAATGGTGCTTTTAGCCGCAGTTTTAGATGGTGCTGATGGTCGCATTGCCCGTTTAATAGATGGTAGTTCATCTTTTGGGGCACAGATGGATTCTCTTGCTGATGTTATAAATTTTGGTGTTACCCCTGCACTTATTGTTTATTCCTTTATCTTGAATCAAGCAAATCACATTGGTTGGGTTGCAGCCCTTGTTTATTGTGTTGCTTGTTGTTTGCGATTAGCACGTTTTAATGTGATGTTGGATAACACCAATATACCTAAGTGGCAGAAAAGTTATTTTGTTGGCGTTCCAGCACCAGCAGGAGCATTACTCCTTTTATTGCCTACCTATTTAGGTGCTCTTGGTTTGGTTCCCAATTGGGGGTGGGCATTATTTTTTAGTCTTTATACTGTAATTATTGCTTTTCTTTTGATTAGTCGTTTACCAGTATGGAATGCAAAAACAATTGATCAAAATTTAAGGCGCGATATCGTTATACCGTGCATGTTAGTCATTGTTATTTATGTCGGTTTTCTTGCGGCGTACACATGGAAAACTTTATTAATTACAGCTGTTAGCTATATGATTTTTCTCCCCTGTAGTTTTATCGCTTATAATAAACGCGCTGCTTTAGAAGAGAAAAAGGCTGATGCTAAAAAAGCTATTCAAGAATCATAA
- a CDS encoding DUF421 domain-containing protein, with translation MEFLYHYGYIALKLAVGLVAFLFIFRTTGRGSLSQMTPVDLVSNFVMGGIIGGVIYNQNISSIQLLLVLLIWQTLITSFNFFARYLVFFRRLIAGRNVTLVLDGVFQMDKIKNLGINVNDLVTMLRLKGCHLHEAAFVRLETNGDCTVIKKEEGKKSTILIENGEVIDDGLKEIGKTKKWLQAELKKKYVKVENLFAAEWYENTDKNNKSYSGLFLVPFSKTV, from the coding sequence ATGGAATTTTTATATCATTATGGATATATCGCGCTTAAGTTGGCTGTAGGTCTTGTTGCCTTCTTATTTATTTTTAGAACAACGGGTCGTGGGAGTCTTAGTCAGATGACACCAGTTGATTTGGTCAGTAATTTTGTCATGGGAGGTATTATTGGAGGAGTTATTTATAATCAGAATATTAGTAGCATTCAATTATTGCTTGTTTTACTCATCTGGCAAACCTTGATTACATCTTTTAATTTTTTTGCACGCTATTTAGTTTTTTTTCGTCGTCTTATTGCTGGGCGGAATGTTACATTAGTTTTAGATGGGGTTTTCCAAATGGATAAGATTAAGAACTTAGGGATCAATGTTAATGATCTTGTTACGATGTTACGTCTTAAAGGGTGTCACTTACATGAAGCTGCTTTTGTTCGTTTGGAAACCAATGGTGATTGCACTGTCATTAAAAAGGAAGAAGGGAAGAAATCGACGATTTTAATAGAAAATGGTGAAGTTATTGATGATGGACTTAAAGAGATTGGTAAAACAAAAAAGTGGCTTCAGGCAGAATTGAAAAAAAAATATGTAAAAGTTGAAAATTTATTTGCAGCAGAGTGGTATGAAAATACAGATAAAAATAATAAATCGTACAGTGGATTATTTCTTGTTCCTTTTTCAAAAACAGTCTAA
- the rpsR gene encoding 30S ribosomal protein S18 translates to MTDSNQNSARRPFHRRRKTCPFSGTNAPKIDYKDIKLLQRYISERGKIVPSRITAVSQKKQRELASAIKRARFLGLLPYVIK, encoded by the coding sequence ATGACCGATAGTAATCAAAACTCTGCGCGTCGCCCCTTTCATCGTCGTCGTAAAACATGTCCTTTTTCAGGGACCAATGCTCCAAAAATTGATTATAAAGACATCAAGTTGTTACAGCGTTATATTTCCGAACGTGGAAAAATTGTTCCTTCACGGATTACTGCTGTTAGTCAGAAAAAACAGCGTGAATTAGCTAGCGCTATCAAACGTGCTCGCTTTTTAGGCTTACTTCCGTACGTTATAAAGTAA
- a CDS encoding replicative DNA helicase: protein MEETNVVNVSSSKKEDSPSFRQLPYNIEAEQALLGAIFINNDSLDRVSDFLKPEHFFEPLHQKIYHILSHLIKTGKRVDPVTIKPYIQMEDKIGDMTVYQYVVRLATEAVTIINAEDYGRVIYDLFIRRSLINLGTQVVNTAFDAPVELTPTQQIETVENQLFELAEKGKYGGGFENFNEAIKKAIDMASAAKKRSSQLSGIATHIKTLDEKMGGLQASDLIILAGRPGMGKTSLATNIAFNIANAYNRNANIQENEGGIVGFFSLEMSSEQLATRIISEQTEVSSSDIRRGNISDEQFSKIIRAVNQLQKAPLYIDQTGGISITQLAARARRLKRQHGLDILFIDYIQLMTSSSKRSSENRVQEITEITTGLKALAKELNIPIIALSQLSRQVENRTDKRPQLSDLRESGSIEQDADIVLFVYREEYYFKNEEPKLGTLEHQKWQDEMDKIMGKADVIVAKQRHGPTGIVPLAFQSDFTRFSDLADSNYLPEQIG, encoded by the coding sequence ATGGAAGAAACTAACGTTGTTAATGTCAGCTCTTCAAAAAAAGAAGATTCTCCTTCTTTTCGGCAACTTCCGTATAATATTGAAGCTGAACAGGCATTGCTTGGTGCCATCTTTATCAACAATGATTCTCTTGACCGCGTTTCAGATTTTTTAAAACCAGAACATTTTTTTGAACCATTGCATCAAAAAATTTATCATATTTTATCTCACCTTATTAAAACAGGAAAGCGTGTAGATCCAGTTACAATCAAGCCCTATATCCAAATGGAAGACAAAATTGGAGATATGACTGTATACCAATATGTTGTTCGTTTAGCCACAGAGGCAGTCACTATTATTAACGCTGAAGATTATGGACGCGTCATTTACGATCTTTTTATCCGCCGATCTTTAATTAACCTTGGAACTCAAGTTGTCAATACAGCCTTTGATGCTCCTGTAGAGCTCACGCCTACCCAACAAATTGAAACTGTTGAAAATCAGTTATTTGAGCTAGCAGAAAAAGGGAAATATGGAGGTGGATTTGAAAATTTTAATGAGGCTATCAAAAAAGCTATCGATATGGCAAGTGCTGCGAAAAAGCGCTCTTCACAATTATCAGGGATAGCCACTCATATTAAAACACTTGATGAAAAAATGGGAGGATTACAAGCATCTGACTTAATTATCCTTGCGGGACGCCCTGGTATGGGTAAAACCTCACTGGCTACCAATATTGCCTTTAATATTGCTAATGCTTATAATCGTAATGCCAATATCCAAGAAAATGAAGGCGGCATTGTAGGTTTCTTCTCACTTGAAATGTCCTCAGAACAGCTTGCAACACGTATTATTTCTGAACAAACAGAAGTCTCTTCTTCTGATATTCGGCGTGGTAATATTTCAGATGAACAATTTTCAAAAATTATTCGTGCGGTGAACCAACTACAAAAGGCACCACTTTATATTGATCAAACTGGGGGAATATCAATTACGCAATTAGCTGCTCGTGCGCGGCGTCTCAAACGACAACATGGTTTAGATATCTTGTTTATTGACTATATCCAACTCATGACAAGCAGTTCAAAGCGTTCATCAGAAAATCGTGTTCAAGAGATCACAGAAATTACCACAGGATTAAAAGCATTAGCGAAAGAATTGAACATTCCTATTATCGCTCTCTCTCAACTTTCACGTCAAGTAGAAAATAGAACAGATAAACGTCCACAACTCTCCGATTTACGTGAATCTGGTTCAATTGAGCAAGATGCCGACATCGTTCTGTTTGTCTATCGTGAAGAATATTATTTCAAAAATGAAGAACCCAAATTAGGTACTTTGGAACATCAAAAATGGCAAGATGAAATGGATAAAATTATGGGAAAAGCTGATGTTATTGTTGCGAAACAACGCCATGGGCCGACAGGAATCGTGCCACTTGCCTTTCAATCTGATTTCACACGCTTTAGCGATCTGGCAGATAGCAATTATCTTCCAGAACAAATTGGTTAA
- a CDS encoding ABC transporter ATP-binding protein/permease produces the protein MKRNEMTKTVSSDTGKTLHTLYNLWPYMWPVGRRDLKMRVLWAIFYLVLAKFVLISVPYFFKYSTNVLDSSFQLPEWFSSSWIIPIMLVLAYNVARVMQAGLNQLRDSLFATVGQYAVRQLAYKTFVHMHELSLRFHLERRTGGLSRVIERGTKGIETIVRFSILNTVPTVLEFMLTALVFYISYGWHYLLIVAITVGLYILFTIKASDWRIRIRQQMNTADTEANTRAVDSLLNFETVKYFGNETLEADRFDASMVGYEKAATKIWTSLSWLNFGQSLIFGIGMTTIMLMSAYEVFYKTQTLGDFVFINALLIQLSIPLNFIGSIYRDIRQGLTDIEAMFDLLDVQQEIVDKSDAKPLEISDGTIRFHQVKFSYDSTRQILRDIDFEVPGGKTVAIVGPSGAGKSTISRLLFRFYDVDAGSITIDGQDIRDVTQKSLREVIGMVPQDTVLFNDTIAYNICYGRPSATDEEMRKAAEMAQISKFIEILPEGFQSMVGERGLKLSGGEKQRVAIARTLLKAPPLLILDEATAALDTATEQEIQQALDIVSRGRTTLIIAHRLSTVINADEILVLKSGRIIENGTHTELLRKKGLYASMWNKQLEASKAEEKLRKMREEDETSVVNRKK, from the coding sequence ATGAAACGCAATGAAATGACAAAAACTGTATCATCAGATACAGGGAAAACTCTGCACACACTTTACAATTTATGGCCCTATATGTGGCCAGTAGGTCGGCGTGATCTAAAAATGCGAGTGCTGTGGGCAATATTTTATCTTGTTTTGGCTAAGTTCGTTCTCATATCTGTACCGTATTTCTTTAAATATTCTACGAATGTGCTTGATTCAAGCTTTCAGCTACCTGAATGGTTCTCATCTAGTTGGATTATTCCCATCATGCTCGTTTTGGCATACAATGTCGCACGTGTTATGCAGGCTGGATTAAATCAATTACGCGATTCCCTTTTTGCCACTGTTGGTCAATACGCTGTTCGTCAATTAGCATATAAAACCTTTGTACATATGCATGAGTTATCCTTGCGATTTCATTTGGAACGCCGAACTGGTGGGCTTTCTCGTGTGATTGAGCGTGGTACAAAAGGAATTGAAACGATCGTAAGATTTTCAATTCTGAACACAGTACCGACAGTTTTAGAATTTATGCTAACGGCGCTTGTGTTTTACATAAGTTATGGGTGGCATTATCTTCTCATCGTTGCTATAACGGTTGGATTATATATCTTGTTTACCATTAAGGCGAGTGATTGGCGCATTCGTATTCGGCAACAAATGAATACGGCAGATACTGAAGCGAATACTCGCGCTGTTGATTCTCTTTTGAATTTTGAAACGGTCAAATATTTTGGCAATGAAACTCTAGAAGCTGATCGGTTTGATGCTTCTATGGTAGGTTATGAAAAAGCCGCAACAAAGATTTGGACATCGTTAAGCTGGCTTAATTTTGGTCAGTCCCTTATCTTTGGTATTGGAATGACGACCATAATGCTGATGTCAGCTTATGAAGTTTTTTATAAGACACAAACTTTAGGAGATTTTGTTTTTATTAATGCACTTTTAATACAACTTTCCATTCCATTGAATTTTATTGGTTCAATTTATCGTGATATTCGACAAGGTTTAACAGATATTGAAGCAATGTTTGATCTTTTAGATGTTCAGCAGGAGATCGTTGATAAGTCAGATGCTAAACCGTTAGAGATAAGCGATGGGACCATTCGTTTTCATCAGGTAAAGTTTTCCTATGATTCGACACGTCAGATTCTCAGAGATATTGATTTTGAAGTTCCTGGAGGAAAAACAGTCGCCATTGTCGGTCCATCGGGTGCAGGTAAATCCACTATTTCTCGGTTGCTTTTTCGGTTTTATGATGTTGATGCGGGCTCTATCACAATTGACGGGCAGGATATTCGTGACGTAACACAAAAGAGTTTGCGTGAAGTGATTGGCATGGTCCCACAAGATACGGTGTTATTTAATGATACAATTGCCTATAATATTTGCTATGGGCGTCCAAGTGCTACAGATGAAGAGATGCGTAAAGCTGCTGAAATGGCACAAATATCAAAATTTATTGAAATTTTACCGGAAGGTTTTCAGTCTATGGTAGGAGAGCGAGGTCTCAAATTATCAGGTGGTGAAAAACAACGTGTGGCTATTGCACGGACACTTTTAAAAGCCCCCCCACTTCTTATTCTAGATGAAGCAACAGCGGCTCTTGATACGGCGACGGAACAGGAAATTCAACAAGCATTGGATATTGTAAGCCGTGGACGTACAACATTGATTATTGCTCATCGTCTTTCTACTGTTATCAATGCTGATGAAATTTTGGTTCTTAAAAGTGGTCGTATTATTGAAAATGGGACGCATACAGAGCTTTTACGCAAGAAAGGTTTATATGCTTCAATGTGGAATAAGCAGCTTGAAGCATCGAAAGCTGAAGAAAAATTACGTAAAATGCGTGAAGAAGATGAGACGAGTGTTGTTAATCGTAAAAAATAA
- a CDS encoding phosphatidylserine decarboxylase, giving the protein MSILQSFHNSFVPIHKEGYPFIVAFFVISLILGWIWSPLFWFGLVLTVWCIYFFRDPGRVIPLNSNWVMSPADGRISFVESCVPPEELGLGKDEMIRISIFMDVFSCHINRIPISGTVESIVYHPGRFTNAEFDKASQFNERNRVVIDSKHGKIGIVQIAGMVARRIVCWSKENDAVMTGERFGLIRFGSRLDIYIPTEMKLRVAVGQTAIAGETVLGSFDDKSATTDFRYD; this is encoded by the coding sequence ATGAGTATTCTGCAATCTTTCCATAATAGCTTTGTACCAATTCATAAAGAGGGTTATCCTTTTATTGTAGCGTTTTTTGTTATTTCGCTCATTCTTGGTTGGATATGGAGTCCGTTGTTTTGGTTTGGTCTCGTTCTCACGGTGTGGTGTATATACTTTTTCCGTGATCCAGGTCGTGTGATCCCTTTGAATTCAAATTGGGTTATGTCGCCTGCAGATGGGCGTATTTCATTTGTGGAATCATGTGTTCCACCTGAGGAATTAGGATTAGGGAAAGATGAAATGATCCGTATTTCCATTTTTATGGATGTTTTTTCATGCCATATTAATCGTATTCCTATCAGTGGTACAGTAGAGTCTATCGTTTATCATCCAGGTCGATTTACCAATGCTGAGTTTGATAAAGCTAGCCAGTTTAATGAGCGTAATAGGGTGGTAATTGATAGCAAACATGGTAAAATTGGTATCGTACAAATAGCGGGAATGGTTGCTCGTCGGATTGTTTGTTGGTCAAAAGAAAACGATGCTGTTATGACTGGTGAGCGATTTGGATTGATTCGTTTTGGTTCTCGCCTTGATATTTATATACCAACCGAAATGAAATTGCGTGTTGCAGTTGGGCAGACAGCAATTGCTGGAGAAACAGTTTTGGGTTCTTTTGATGATAAGAGCGCCACAACGGACTTCAGATATGATTAG
- a CDS encoding SDR family NAD(P)-dependent oxidoreductase: MIKRDFSLHGRVALVTGASRGIGYHLALELAARGAHIIALARTVSGLTELDNQIREKGAHATLVPLDLHHMENIDALAISIAKRWKKLDIIVANAGILGTLSPIAHIENTVFEDVFQINLFSQWRLMKAVEPLLRESNSGRAILLSSSVAHVARPFWGAYAASKAALEMIARCWAEELKQTPIKINCVNPGATRTAMRAKAMPGEDPQTLPSPEKVAKKIVHLLSPDLKETGKLFNVHKNRFVDYHVPD, encoded by the coding sequence ATGATAAAACGTGACTTTAGTCTCCACGGACGTGTTGCACTTGTTACTGGCGCATCAAGAGGAATTGGCTATCATTTGGCACTCGAGCTTGCTGCACGCGGCGCTCATATTATTGCTCTTGCACGAACAGTCAGTGGACTTACTGAATTAGACAATCAAATCCGAGAAAAAGGGGCTCACGCAACCCTCGTTCCGCTCGACTTGCATCATATGGAAAACATCGATGCTCTTGCTATCTCAATTGCCAAACGCTGGAAAAAACTTGATATTATCGTTGCAAATGCAGGAATCCTTGGAACGCTCTCACCAATAGCGCATATAGAAAACACGGTATTTGAAGATGTTTTTCAAATAAATCTTTTCAGCCAATGGCGCTTAATGAAAGCCGTTGAGCCTTTATTACGTGAATCTAACTCTGGACGAGCCATCCTATTATCCTCAAGCGTTGCGCATGTTGCACGCCCTTTCTGGGGTGCTTATGCAGCCTCTAAAGCTGCTTTAGAGATGATTGCCCGCTGTTGGGCAGAAGAACTCAAACAAACCCCTATTAAGATTAATTGTGTCAACCCTGGTGCCACACGCACTGCCATGCGCGCTAAAGCTATGCCCGGTGAAGATCCACAAACTCTCCCTTCACCAGAAAAGGTCGCAAAAAAGATAGTACATTTGTTATCACCTGATTTAAAGGAAACTGGAAAACTCTTTAATGTCCATAAAAATCGGTTTGTCGATTATCATGTACCTGATTGA
- the radA gene encoding DNA repair protein RadA — MVRKRIQFICQNCGSVHSRWAGKCSACGEWNSLVEENINGGIGSGPKQNARKGRIVTLTSLSGNIEDAPRIHSGIAELDRVTGGGFVRGSALLVGGDPGIGKSTLLTQTAAALSRKGYNVIYISGEEAIAQICLRAQRLEADNTEMKLAAETNVEDILATLSEHKNLDMVIIDSIQTLWSDTADSSPGTVTQVRIGAQAMIRFAKKTGAAVVLVGHVTKDGQIAGPRVVEHMVDGVLYFEGEGGHHYRILRTVKNRFGPTDEIGVFEMSDKGLREVINPSELFLGERNAKAPGAAVFAGMEGTRPILVEIQALVAPSSLGTPRRAVVGWDGNRLSMILAVLEAHCGIRFGQHDVYLNVAGGYRISEPAADLAVAAALVSSLANIPLPTDYVYFGEVSLSGATRAVAHSAQRINEAKKLGFQGAFHPTTTTEMMKSLNFQQKTFSDLPELVATLTVSKK, encoded by the coding sequence ATGGTACGGAAACGTATTCAATTTATCTGTCAAAATTGTGGAAGCGTCCATTCTCGTTGGGCAGGGAAATGTAGCGCCTGTGGAGAATGGAACTCTCTTGTTGAAGAAAATATAAATGGCGGCATAGGAAGTGGTCCTAAGCAAAATGCTCGTAAAGGACGCATCGTCACACTCACATCTCTTTCTGGAAATATCGAAGATGCTCCACGTATTCATTCTGGTATTGCTGAACTTGATCGTGTTACCGGTGGGGGCTTTGTCCGTGGATCAGCACTCCTTGTTGGTGGTGATCCAGGTATTGGTAAATCAACATTGCTGACACAAACAGCTGCTGCTTTATCACGCAAAGGATATAATGTCATCTATATTTCAGGTGAAGAGGCTATTGCGCAAATTTGTCTGCGCGCACAAAGGCTTGAAGCTGACAATACAGAAATGAAACTTGCTGCTGAAACCAATGTTGAAGATATTCTGGCAACCTTAAGCGAACATAAAAACCTTGATATGGTGATTATCGATTCGATTCAAACCCTATGGTCAGATACCGCAGATTCATCACCTGGTACTGTAACACAAGTACGTATCGGTGCTCAAGCAATGATCCGCTTTGCCAAGAAAACAGGAGCCGCCGTTGTTCTTGTTGGTCATGTTACAAAAGATGGGCAAATTGCTGGTCCTCGAGTTGTTGAACATATGGTTGATGGCGTTCTCTATTTTGAGGGTGAAGGAGGACATCATTATCGCATTCTTAGAACTGTAAAAAATCGCTTCGGACCAACAGATGAAATTGGTGTCTTTGAAATGTCTGATAAAGGATTACGCGAAGTGATAAATCCATCTGAATTGTTTTTAGGGGAACGTAATGCAAAAGCACCTGGCGCTGCTGTTTTTGCGGGAATGGAAGGAACACGACCGATACTCGTAGAAATTCAAGCGCTTGTTGCTCCTTCTTCTCTTGGAACACCAAGACGTGCGGTTGTCGGATGGGATGGAAATCGTCTTTCTATGATTCTTGCCGTTTTAGAAGCCCATTGCGGCATTCGTTTTGGACAGCATGATGTCTATCTAAATGTGGCAGGTGGATATCGCATATCAGAACCCGCTGCTGATTTAGCTGTAGCAGCTGCTTTGGTATCTTCTCTTGCCAATATTCCTTTGCCAACGGATTATGTCTATTTTGGTGAAGTTAGTCTTTCAGGAGCTACCCGCGCTGTTGCACATTCAGCACAGCGCATCAATGAAGCAAAAAAACTCGGCTTTCAAGGAGCATTTCACCCCACGACAACAACCGAAATGATGAAGTCACTCAATTTTCAACAAAAAACTTTCTCCGACCTTCCCGAACTCGTTGCTACTCTTACCGTAAGTAAAAAATGA
- the purF gene encoding amidophosphoribosyltransferase — protein sequence MIKSNVFCQEVSLDDDTLHEECGVFGILGHEDATTLTALGLHALQHRGQEAAGIVSYHNKMFHQEKHLGLVGDHYTNPTTLARLPGNRAIGHTRYSTTGEVALRNVQPLFAELKVGGIAIAHNGNLTNGLTLRRELIASGAICQSTSDSEVFLHLIARSRYESSSDRFVDAIRKVEGGYAMLALTRTKLIAARDPTGIRPLVMGELDGKPIFCSETCALDIIGAKYVRDVKNGEIIICEIQKNGEITQKIIKPENEKPEKLCLFEYVYFARPDSIVGGRSVYTTRKNMGIRLAQEAPCEGDVVVPVPDGGTPAAIGYAQEIGIPFELGIIRNHYVGRTFIEPTQQIRAFGVKLKHSANRPVIEGKRVILVDDSIVRGTTSLKIVQMLRDAGAKEVHMRISSPMIFYPDFYGIDTPKAENLLANQYPDLKSMCDFIGADSLEFLSTDGLYLAVAGEKRNNADPQFTDHYFTGYYPTHLVDQENLSKIHQSSVLKTRD from the coding sequence ATGATAAAAAGCAATGTTTTCTGTCAAGAAGTTTCATTAGATGATGATACCCTTCATGAAGAATGTGGGGTTTTTGGTATTCTTGGGCATGAAGATGCAACAACATTAACAGCTCTTGGACTCCACGCACTTCAGCATCGTGGGCAAGAAGCAGCTGGTATTGTTTCCTACCATAATAAAATGTTTCATCAAGAAAAGCATTTAGGTCTTGTGGGTGATCACTATACAAATCCTACAACACTTGCACGCTTACCAGGAAATCGCGCTATTGGACATACCCGTTATTCAACAACTGGAGAAGTAGCATTACGCAATGTTCAACCCCTTTTTGCTGAATTAAAAGTTGGAGGTATAGCTATCGCGCATAATGGTAATCTTACCAATGGTCTTACATTACGCCGTGAACTCATCGCTTCTGGAGCTATCTGTCAATCAACATCAGATTCAGAAGTTTTTCTCCATCTTATTGCCCGCTCACGTTATGAATCGTCCTCCGATCGTTTTGTTGATGCAATTCGGAAAGTAGAAGGTGGGTATGCTATGTTAGCGCTCACGCGTACAAAGCTTATTGCTGCACGCGATCCAACAGGAATTAGACCCCTCGTGATGGGTGAGCTTGATGGTAAGCCTATCTTTTGTTCTGAAACTTGTGCTCTTGATATTATTGGAGCAAAATATGTTCGTGATGTTAAAAATGGAGAAATCATCATATGCGAAATACAAAAAAATGGGGAAATTACGCAAAAAATTATAAAACCAGAAAATGAAAAACCAGAAAAACTTTGCTTGTTTGAATATGTTTATTTTGCCCGTCCTGACTCCATCGTTGGAGGGCGTAGTGTTTATACAACACGCAAAAATATGGGGATCCGTTTAGCACAGGAAGCTCCTTGTGAGGGTGATGTTGTGGTTCCTGTTCCTGACGGAGGAACCCCTGCTGCAATTGGCTATGCACAAGAAATTGGAATTCCCTTCGAGCTTGGTATTATTCGTAATCACTATGTTGGCCGTACCTTTATTGAACCAACACAACAAATTCGCGCTTTTGGTGTCAAGTTAAAACATTCTGCAAACCGTCCTGTAATTGAAGGAAAACGTGTTATCTTGGTTGATGACTCTATTGTACGTGGAACAACATCCCTTAAAATTGTGCAAATGCTCCGCGATGCAGGAGCAAAAGAAGTTCATATGCGCATTTCTAGCCCTATGATTTTCTATCCCGACTTTTATGGTATTGATACACCTAAAGCCGAAAACCTTTTAGCGAATCAATATCCAGATTTAAAATCTATGTGTGATTTTATTGGAGCAGATTCATTAGAATTTCTTTCAACGGATGGATTATATCTTGCTGTAGCAGGGGAAAAACGCAATAACGCCGATCCACAATTTACTGACCATTATTTTACTGGATATTATCCTACGCATCTGGTTGATCAAGAAAATCTCTCCAAAATTCATCAATCATCTGTTCTAAAAACAAGAGATTAA
- a CDS encoding CvpA family protein yields MIITILDGIVVVIILLSAFLAMLRGFSREMLSLISWAVAAVTTLFLFKPVLPFFEHYLSNKMVALITTLVTIFIIVLIITSIITMKISDFIIDSRIGILDRAIGFIFGALRGLLIMVIGMLLINALIKPELQANWLKNAKMRPILDSVGQKVWEILPKDIGSVLEKAENLFKDSNKHTYEQHSHEKIILKK; encoded by the coding sequence ATGATCATAACAATCCTTGATGGAATTGTCGTAGTAATCATCCTGTTGTCCGCTTTTCTTGCTATGCTTCGAGGATTTTCACGTGAAATGTTATCGTTGATTTCTTGGGCAGTTGCAGCTGTTACGACACTGTTTTTATTCAAGCCTGTCTTACCTTTTTTTGAACACTATCTCTCTAATAAAATGGTTGCATTGATCACAACATTGGTCACAATCTTTATTATTGTTCTCATTATTACTTCAATTATTACAATGAAGATCTCTGATTTTATTATTGATAGTCGAATTGGTATCCTTGACCGTGCTATTGGTTTTATTTTCGGAGCACTTCGCGGTTTACTTATCATGGTCATCGGTATGTTGCTGATTAATGCACTGATTAAACCCGAGCTTCAAGCGAATTGGTTAAAAAATGCAAAAATGAGACCTATTTTAGATTCAGTGGGACAAAAAGTTTGGGAAATACTCCCAAAAGATATTGGATCTGTTCTCGAAAAGGCAGAAAATTTGTTTAAAGACAGCAATAAACATACGTATGAGCAACACTCTCATGAAAAGATAATTTTGAAAAAATAG
- the rplI gene encoding 50S ribosomal protein L9: MDIILLERIPRLGQMGDIVSVKDGYARNFLLPQGKALRANEANKKHFEIQRAQLEARNLERKSEAQKIAEKLDGQSFIVVRSAGETGQLYGSVSTRDIAEIITDEGFSIGRNQIELNHPIKMIGLHTITLSLHPEVQISVIINVARSTSEAQRQAEGETLTSAKEIYNIQEELLEESQEKLLAEEINENDINSSHQES, from the coding sequence ATGGATATTATTCTACTTGAGCGCATTCCTCGTCTGGGTCAGATGGGTGATATTGTCTCAGTTAAAGATGGTTATGCACGTAATTTTCTCTTGCCTCAAGGTAAAGCTTTACGCGCAAATGAAGCTAATAAAAAACATTTTGAGATACAACGTGCACAACTTGAAGCGCGTAATCTTGAACGCAAAAGCGAAGCACAAAAAATTGCTGAAAAACTTGATGGTCAATCATTCATTGTTGTTCGTTCTGCTGGTGAAACAGGACAACTTTATGGTTCTGTGTCAACACGTGATATTGCTGAAATCATAACAGATGAAGGCTTTTCTATTGGGAGAAATCAAATCGAACTTAACCATCCAATAAAAATGATCGGTCTTCACACTATCACTCTTAGCTTACATCCTGAGGTTCAAATTTCTGTGATTATTAATGTTGCGCGTTCTACCAGTGAAGCACAACGCCAAGCAGAAGGTGAAACTCTCACTTCGGCTAAGGAAATATATAATATTCAAGAAGAATTATTAGAAGAAAGTCAGGAAAAATTATTGGCAGAAGAAATTAATGAAAACGATATAAACAGTTCTCATCAAGAATCTTAA